GATGCCGCGCCGGCCCGGGCAGCGGCTACACTCGCACCTTTGCCGCCAGACGCGCCACGCATGGATGTCACACTGTTGCTGAAGGCTGCCCTGCTCGGGGTGGTCGAGGGGCTGACCGAGTTTCTGCCGGTTTCCTCCACCGGTCACCTGATCCTGGCCGCGACCCTGTTGGGGTTGCACGGCGAGACGATCAAGGTGTTCGAGGTCGTGATCCAGACCGGGGCGATCCTGGCGATCGTGGGTCTGTACTGGCAGCGGTTGATCGGCACGCTCAAGGGCCTGCCGCGCGAGCCGGCGGCGCAGCGCTTCACCGCGCACGTGCTGCTGGGCTTTGCGCCGGCGGCGGTGGCGGGCTTTTTGTTTATCGGGCCGATCAAGGCGCTGCTGTTCAACGCATGGGTCGTGGCCGCCGGCTTCATCGTCGGCGGCGTCCTGATGCTGTGGGTGGAGGCCTGGCGGGCGCGCCGGGGTGCGCCGCGCGTGGCCGACGTGGAGCACCTGACGTGGCGCGACGCGCTGGGCGTGGGCCTGATCCAGTGCGCGGCGCTGGTGCCGGGGGTGAGCCGCTCCGGTGCGACGATCATCGGCGGCATGGCGCTGGGGCTGTCGCGCCGCGCGGCCACCGAGTTCAGTTTTTTTCTGGCGATTCCGATGCTGTTCGGTGCCGCCGCGTACGACCTGTACAAGCACCGCGCGCTGCTCGCGGCCACCGACGTGCCGCTGTTCGCGGTGGGGTTGGTCACGTCGTTCGTTGCGGCGTGGGTGTGTGTCAAGTGGCTGCTGCGCTACGTCGCGACGCACACGTTCGTGCCGTTTGCGTGGTATCGCATTGCGTTCGGCGGGCTGGTGCTCCTGAGCGGGGCGTTGGGCTGGGTGCAGTGGACGCCGTGATGCCAGCCACCGCGCGACGGTGATCGTCCCGGCCGGTCGGGTGTGCGGGCGCCGAGCGCGTGCTACCCCGGCTCCGTGCTCAGTTCCCGGGCCGCTCAGGGGCGTGGCACGAAGTGCCGCAGCGCGCGGTCGATGGCGTTGGCGGTCTCCTCGGGGCGCTCCATCGGGAACAGGTGCGTGCCGTCGATAAACTGCAGCCGTGGGGACGGCTCACGCCCGCAGAGTTTGTGCGTCATCGTCAGGCCGACGCGGCGCATCTCCTCGGACTGCGTGCCGCCGACGAACGCGACCGGGCACTGCAGCGGGTGCCGGCGCAGGAAGCGGTCGAGGTGGTGTGGCAGCGTGTTGTAGATCGCGGTCTCGATGTCGCGGTCGAAGGTCAGCACGCGCTGCACCCCCTCGGGCGTGACGACGTCGTGCGTGCCGTGGGCGATGTAGTCGGCGAGCACACGCGGGTCCCAGCGGGCGAACGCCCGCTTGTGGCGGAAATGCTCCAGCGCTTCGGCGGCGCTGGCCCAGCGGTTGCGGCGCTTGCGGCTGATCTGGCCGGGCGAGACGGCGCCGATCAAGCGCGTGTGTTTCGCGGCGGCCAGCGCCCGTGCCTTCCAGCCCCCCAGCACGGGCGAGTCGAGCATCACCACACCGCGCACCGGCTGGCCGGCGAGCACCGGGTGGCGCGCCGCGCACATGAGGCTCAGGAACCCGCCGAGCGAATGGCCGACGAGAAAAAGCGGTGTGTCCTCGGGGCCGACGTGCGAGGAGACGAAATCGGCGAGCTGCTGCACCAGGTGCGGCCAATTGCTGGTGACCGGGTAGCGCGGGTCGTGGCCGAACTTGTCCACGCCGATGACCCGGTAGCCGGCCCCGCGCAACGCGTCGAGGAGGACACCGTAGGTGCCCAACGGAAAGCTGTTGCCGTGCGAAAAGACGATGCACGGTTGGGTGGAAGATGTGCGCATCGGTTCAGATCAGGCGGTCACGCGGGTGGGTGATCTTGCGCAGCGCCCGGTGTCGGGGGCTGGGTGCCGCGAGTTCACCGGCGATGCTCCACTCCGGCGCGGGGAGCTGGTCGAACGCTTCGCGCAGCTTGGCACTCCAGGCGCCGCGCAACGCGTGGAAATACGCGTTGTGCTCGTCGATGCACACCACCTGGTCGCTGCTGAAGCGGTCCACCTCGTAAACCGCGAGATCCAGCGGCAGCCCGACCGACAGGTTGGACTTCAGCGTCGAGTCCATCGAGATCAGCAGGCATTTGGTGGCCTCGGCCAGCGGCGTCTCCGGTGTAAGCAAGCGGTCGAGCACGGGCTTGCCGTACTTGCTCTCGCCGATCTGAAAAAACGGCGTCTCGGCGGTCGCCTCGATGAAGTTGCCGGGCGAATAGACCTGAAAGAGCCGCATGCCCTCGCCGCGGATCTGTCCGCCGAAGATGAGGCTGGCGTTGAATTCGATGCCGGAGCGGCGCAGCGCCTCGCCGTCGCGCTCGTAGACGTGGCGCACGGCCGAGCCGAGCACACGCGCGGCGTCGAACATGCTGCGCGCGTTCCAGATCGTGATCGGTTCGCCGCCCTCGGGGTCGTGCAGTTGCTCGGTCTGCAGCAGCTCGCGGATCGACTGCGAGATGCTCAGGTTGCCCGCCGACAGCAGCACCATGAAGCGGTCGCCCGGGTTCTCGTAGACGATCATCTTGCGGAAGGTGCTGATCTGGTCGATCCCGGCGTGGGTGCGCGAGTCCGACAGAAAGACCATGCCGGCCTGGAGTTTGACGGCGACGCAGTAAGTCATGGGCTGTGTAGCGGGCGAACGGTCGTTCGACGGGTGCGGGGCTGCTATGGTAACGCGGCGCGCAGCGCTTCGGCCAGGGCGCTGTCGCGCCGCGTCGGGCGCGCGACGGCTGCCGTCAGGCTGGCCGTTCCCCCGGGCAGCAGCAGCGTCAGCCGCTGCCGCGCGCGCGTGATGCCGGTATAGAGCAGCTCGCGTGTCAGCACCGGGGTGTCCGTCTCCGGCGGCAGCGCGAGCAGCACATGGTCGAACTCCGACCCTTGGGATTTGTGCACCGTCAGCGCAAACGCCGTCTCCACCGCCGGCAGCTCGCTCGGCAGCGCCCAGCGCACACCGCCGGGCTGGTCGGGCGCGCTGAAGGCCACGCGCCAGCGCGGTGCGCCGCCGTGCCCGTCCGGCAGCGGCAGCAGCAGCCCCAGGTCGCCGTTCATGACGCCGATCGCGGGGGCGTTGCGCGTCACCAGCAGCGGCCGGCCGGGGTAGAAGCCGTCGGGCCGCGTCAGCGCGGCGGGGCCCAAGCCCGCCTCGGCGCACAGCAGCCGGATCAGCCGCGTGTTGAGCCCCTCTACCCCCCACGGCCCCCGCCGCAGCGCGCACAGCACCTGCGCGCGGGTGTGCTGCGCCAGCGCCTCGGCCGCCCACGCGGCCACGGCGTCCGGATCGGCCCCGGCCGGGCCGCGCCGGATGTGCGCCAGCAGCGCCCGCCACGTGTCGAGCAGGGGCGCCCACGCCTGCGGGGCGAGCGGGCCCGCCGCGGGTGTCGTCACGAGGGTAACATCGGCGAGCGGCGTTTGCGCCAGCCGCTCGACGGCCGCTGTGTCGCCCGCGTTGACGGCCCGCGCCCACTGGCCGATGCCGCTGTCGGCGCCAAAACGGTGGCTGTGGCGCAGCATCACGACGCCCTGGTCCAGCGCGTCGCCATCGGGGTGGTGCGGGCCGCTCGCCGGGCGCTGGCCGGTGGCGGCGTGCAGCCAGTCGGCGACGTCCGCGCGGTAGCGCCCCTCGTGCGCGCGCTCGCACAGTTGCGCGAGCACCGCGCCGGCCTCGACGGAGGCGAGCTGGTCGCGGTCGCCGATCAGCACGAGCCGCGTGTGGGCGGGCAGCGCCTGCAGCGTCTCGTCGAGCAGTTCGAGATCGACCATCGACGCCTCGTCGATGACGAGTGCGTCCAGCCACAGCGGGTGCTGTGCATCGTGGCGGGCACCACTGCCATCCGCGTACCGGCCGATCCAACGGTGCAGCGTCTGGCCCTGCAGCGGTAGGTGCGCGCGCAGCGTCGAGCGCGCCGGCGCGGGCAGGGGCAGCGCGTCCCACGGCAGCCGGGCCACCGCGCCGGCGATCGACTGCGCGAGCCGCGCCGCCGCTTTGCCGGTGGGGGCGGCCAGCGCGATGCGCAGCGGGTCGCCGCCCTGTTGCAGCGCCAGCCCCTGCAGCAGCGTGAGCAGCCGCACGACGGTGGTGGTCTTGCCGGTGCCGGGGCCGCCGGTCAGCACGAAGACGCCCGAGCGGGCCGCCAGCGCACAGGCGAGGCGCTGCCAGTCGGGATCGGGCGTGGGGCCCGGCGCGCCGCCGTCCGCCGGGCCGAAAAGCGCGTCGATCCACGGGCGCAGGACCGCGGCGTCGGGCACGGGCGGCGCGTCGCGCAAGCGCGCGGCCAGCGCCGCGGCCACCCGCTGCTCACAGCGCCAGTGCCGCCACAGCGCGAGCCGGTTGCCGTCGCGCACGACGGGGGTGGGCTGGGTGCCGTCGCCGATCCAACCGGGCGCGTCGAGCGCGTGGGGATCCTGCGCCCAGCGCTGCGCCACCCAGCGCGCGCACGGGGCGTATCCCCCCACCGGCGGCTCGTCCACCCGCCACGCGGTGTGGCCGTCGCCGACGGCGCGGCTCAGGCACGCGGTGGCGAGCAGCGCGCCGAGCGGCGCGTGCGGGCAGCGCGCGCGGCCGAAGCGGGCGAAAGCCGCGTCCACCGGGCGCAGCTCACCGCATTGCACGCCCTTTTCCAGCCAAACCTCCAGCGCGTCGTTGGTCATACCCGTTGCTCCTCGGCCACGGCGGACACGGACGACCCGGCGAGCGCGGCGTCGAGCCGCTCGATCAGCGCCACCGGGGCCGGCAGCGCCAGCACGCCGCGCGTCGGGCTGGCGACGCCACGCCAGAAGCCCAGCAGCAGCGCGCCCAGGTGCGCGTGCGGCCGATAGCCCGGCAGCCGCTGGCGCAGCAGCCGGTGCAGCGCTACCAGGTAGAGCACGCCCTGCACGTCGTAGCGGTGCGCGAGCAGCGCGCGCTGCAGCGCATCCGCGTGGTAGTCCGCATCCCCCGGTCCCAGCGCGTTGGATTTGTGATCGAGCACGTGGTAACGCCCCCCGTGTTCGAACACGAGGTCGATGTAGCCCTTGAGCATGCCGTGCAGCATCGTGGGCCGCAGCGGTGGGCGCGGCACGCCCGGCGCGATCGCGTCGCATACCCAGGCGTCCAGCGTGCGGCTGTCCAGCGCCGCGCTACTGAGCCAGAACTCCCACTCGGGCTGGACCACCGTCAGGCGGGCGAGGGTGATTGCGGCCGACGGTGCTTCTCGGGCGACGGTGCCGTTCGCGGCCAGCGGCAGCGGGGCATCGCCAATCGCCTGCACCCACGTCGCGAGGTCGGTGGCGTCGGCCCCGAGGCGGGCCGAGGCCCAGCCCTGTTCGGTGAGCGCCCGTTGCGCCACGGCCTGCAACGCGTCTGCGCTGGTCGGCCAGCCCGTGCGCGCGCACGTCTCGAGCACCGCGTGTAGCGCGGTGCCCGTGGCCGGTCCCCGCGGGAAGTGGTGCCACGCGGCGGTCGCCGTGCTCACGGTCAGCGTCGCGACGACGTCCGCACCGGTCTCGCTGCTGTCGGTGGTCACGGCATCCTCGGTCCACTGGTCGTCGCGCGCGCTGTCCGGCAGTTCGGGGGCACCGGCGGGGGCTTCCGGGTCGGCCGGTGCCTCCTCCTTCGCCAGGAGCGCGGAGTAACTGGCAATCCACCACGAGGGGGTGTTGCGGGGCGGCATGCGCCGCGCGTGGCCGGTGCCCGCGAGGGGCGGCGTATCGGGGGAGGATGTATCGCGCGCCGCTTCGGTGCCCGCGTGCGCCGCTGGCGCGGCGACGGCGGAGCGCGCGGTGGCACCCGTTACTCCCGCGGGCGCGGTCGCCGCAGCGGTGTCTGGGGCCAGCCGTTCGATCGCGATGGCCGGCTGGCCCTGGGCCAGGGCCTGGACCGCGGCAGCCAGCGCATCGTCTAATCCTTCTTTGGGGACGTCGGCGATGCCCAGCAGGTGACCGAGCGCGCTGACCGCCAGGTGCGGCGTCGCGGCCACGCCCACCCACACCCCGTATTCGGCGCGGGTCAGCGCGACGTAGAGGCGCCGCACGTCCTCGGCCCAGCGCTCGGCTTCGGCGGCCGCCTGCGCGGCTTGCCAGCGCTCGCCCTCGTCGTCGAGTGTGACGTGCAGCGCGCCGTCGGCGTCGTGCCACGTCAGCAGCGTGCTGCGCGACTTTTCGACCGGCCTGGCGTGCATCGCGAACGGATACAGCACGAGCGGGTACTGCAGCCCCTTGGACTTGTGGACGGTGATGAGCCGCACGCGGTGGCGCTCGCTTTCCAGCCGCAGCACGGGGGTGCCGCTGTCGCCGCCGTCCGCAGGGGCGCCCCGCGCGGCCCGCGCGCGGGCGTGCCGCAGGTGTTGCAGCACGCGCGCCGGGTCGCGCGCCCCGCTGCCGTCCTGCGCGCCGGCTTGCTGCAGTAGTTCCGCGAGGTGCAGCAGGTTGGTCAGCGCCCGCTCGCCGCCGTTTTCCGCGTCACCGCCGCCGCGGCGCAGCCGTTGCGGAACGTCGAAGTCGTGCAGCAGCGCGCGCACCGCGGGCAGCACCCCGTGGCGGTGCCACAGCATGTGGTAGCGCCCGAAGCGCGCGAGCGCCTCCTCCCACCGGGTGTCGTCGTGCAGCCACGCCTCCAGCTCCTCGGCGGTGAGCCCGAGGCTGCGGGTGGCCAGCGCGGCGCGCACGGCGTCGCCCGCCGGCGGCTGGGCGCACGCCGCGAGCCACACCTGCAGGTCGGCTGCCTCCCCGCTGGCGTAGACCGACTGCCGCTCCGACAGGTACACGCTGCCCACGCCGCGCCGGCGCAGCGCGCGCCCGATCGCGTCGGCCTCGTGCCGGTCGTTGACGAGGATCGCGATGTCCTGCGGCTGCACGGGGCGCCAGTCTCCCTCCCCGGGGCCGGCGAAGCCGTAGGGCCCTTCAGCGCCGCCCCGCAGCCAGCCCACCACGCGGTCGGCGCACGCCGCGGCCATCGCGTCGCGCAGTGCCTCCTGTGTCCACGCCTTGCCGTCGGGGGTCGGCAGCAGTGCCAGCGTCAGCGCCGGCGCTTCCGCGCGCGCTGGGCCAGCGCACCAGCACGCCTCCCGCCCGCGCGCGGCGACGGCGATGAACGGCACCGGGTTGTCGCCGTCGCGGCCGAAGCGAAACGCGCCGACGGGGCTGGCCTGCTCCGCACGCGCGAACAGGTGGTTGACCGCCGCCACCAGTGCGTGGCTGGAGCGGTGGTTGGTGCCGAGCCGCCACAGCGTCGCCGCGCGGGCGCGGCGCGCGCGCAGGTAGCTGTGGATATCGGCGTGGCGGAAGGCGTAGATCGACTGCTTGGGGTCGCCGATCAGGATCAGCGCCGTGTCTGGGTGCGGCGTGTCGAGCCCGTAAATGCGCTCGAGAATGCGCAGCTGCACCGGGTCGGTGTCCTGAAACTCGTCCACCAGCGCGACCGGATGGCGCGCGCGCAGCCGCTCGGCCAGCGCCGCGCCCGTGGGCCCGTCCAGCGCACCGGCCACGCGCTGCAGCAGTCCGTCGAAGTCGATCCATTGCTGCTGCGCCATCGCGTCGGCCACGCGGCGCTGAACCCACACCGCGGCGTGCCGCAGCAGGCGGCCGCGCGGCGTCGGCAGTGCCGCCAGCGCGGAGGGCAGTTGTGCCAGCGTGTCCCACAGCGGGTGCTGTTCGACGGCGGCCGGCAGCGCGTCGCCGGCTTTTGCTTGCAGGTGGGACGCGTTCAGGCGCTCCCAGGCGGTCTTCGACAAGGGGGGCGGGTTATCATCCTCCGGGGCGGCGGCCCAGTTCGCCAGCGTGTCGAGCCAGCGCTGCACGTCGCGCGCCCGCCCGAAGTGGGCGAGCAACCCGTGCGTCTCGAGCAGCGGCCGTGCACTGGCCAGTTCCGGGGCGAGCCGGGCTTTCCACACCGCCAGCGCCGCGCGGCGCGCGGCCACGCCCTCCGCCAGGAGATCGGGGACGCTGCGCTGGACGAGCCCCGGATCCACCGCGTGCCAGTGGTCGGCGCCGCGCAGCGCGCGGTGGACGTCGTGCCCCAGCGCCTCGGGGTCCGTCCACCACTGGGCGACCGTCGCGGCCGCATCCGGGGGGAGGGTTCGATAATGCAACCGCCATAGGTCCGCGAGCGCCTCGTCGATGAGGTCGCTGCGATCCGGCTGCAGCGTCAACACGAACGGCTCGCCGCTGGCGAAGGCCTGCTCACGCAACACGCGCTGGCACCAGCCGTGCAGGGTGGAGATGGCCGCGTCGTCCATCGCATCCGCCGCGAGCCGCAAACGCTGCGCCAGCGCCGGCCAGTGTGCGCGCGGGTAATGCGCGCGCAGTTCGGCGATCGGCTGGCGGCGCTCGTCCCACGCGGGCACGTCCCGCTCGGGGTCGGCGAAGACCTCGGCACCTTCCGCCAGGCGCTGGCGGATGCGGGCCCGCAGTTCCTGCGTCGCAGCGTCGGTGAAGGTCACGACCAGGATGTCGCGCGGCAGCAGCGGCCGTGCCGGGGCGGTGGCGCCGGGGTGCGGGCCCAGCACCAGCCGCAGGTACAGCATCGCGATGGTCCAGGTCTTGCCGGTGCCGGCGCTGGCTTCGATGAGTTGCAGTCCCTGCAGCGGCAGGTTGGGGACGGTCAGTTCCGGGATCGTACTCATGCCGATGCCTCCGCGCCGGCGTGGAGGTCTTCGTTCGTGAGGGAGCGAGCGGCCAGCATCAGCGGGCGCAGCAGCGCTTCCGCCGCGGCGCGCAGCGGACTGTCGGCCGCTTGATCGGGCGGGCCGGCCAGCGCGGTGAAATCGGGATACGCCAGCCGCCAGTAGGCATCCCGTTCGACGATGCCTTGCCGGTGTTCGCCCTGGCCCTCGTAGGCGCGCCGGGCGTCCCACCACGCCTGGTCGGGCGCATCGTCGTCGAGCCGGCGCAAAAAGCCCGCCGCCAGTTCGGGCACGTAAGGACAGGGGCGCTGCATCCCCTGCCACCAGTGGTGCAGCAGCGCCTCCCATGCGGCGGTGGCTGCCTCCGCTTCGAGCGGGGGCAGCAGCAACGATCCGCGCGGGCTCAGCACCCACGTGGCGAGCGGCTCGCCGGCGCGGTGCTGCGCCAGGTGCCACACCCAGGCCTTGGCCAGTTTGGCGTAGCGGATGGCCGCAGCGCCTTGTTTCTTGGCCTTCGGGTCTTCGATCAGGGCGCTGCCCTGCCACAGGAGCTGCGCGCGCTCGCCGTCCGGCGCCCGCCGGGGCGGGGGCAGCACGGCTTCGATCGCCACCGGCATCGCGTCGCCGCGCGGTGGCGCGTGCAGCCACCGCGGTCGGGTCGAGCCCTCGGCGTAGCGCTGCTCGAAGGCGCGCACCGCCCGCCACAGCCGCGGCACCTCGTCGCGCCAGTCGCCGGCCATCGCCTCGCCGAAGGGGCCCGCGGGCCAGCGGCCCGCGAGGACGGCGCGCCGCCACACCGCCTCGGCCTGTGCCAGCGCCTCGTCCGCCGTGCCCCCGGCGCGCGTGGCCTGCACGACACGGGCGACCCACGCGTCGTCCATCTGCCAGCGGTCCAGCCCGTCCACGGTCAGGGGTTCGCGCTCGTCCTCCGGCTCCTCGTCGTCGCCGAGGTGCACGCGCAGCCGTTGCTGGAAAAACGCGCGCGCCGGATGGCGCAGGAAGCCGATCAGCGCATCGATGTCGATGGCCGTGGGGGGCTGCCACGCCGGTGGTGTCGATGCGTGGGAAGACGGGGCCGGCGATGCGGCGGAAGACGCCGCGGGCGATGCGGCCGGGGATCCGGTACGGGATGCGGAAGGGGCTGCGTTGGTCGATGCCGCTGGCGCGGCGAGCCACTCGTGCGCGTAGCTGAACCAGGGGCCTTCCGGCGGGGCGTCCCACTCTTCGGGCGGCAACGGCGGGTAGTACTGGGCGTCGAACGGCTGCAACCGATGGTGGGTGGTCAGCGCCCGCAGCAGCGCGTCGCCGTCCCCGTCGGCGAGCCGCCAGCCGGCGGCGAGGTGGTCGCGCAGCTGCTGCACCAGCACCGAGGGCTCGAGCGCGGCATCGTCCACCGGGCTGCGCCCCACCCACGAGACGCTCAGGTGCTCGCGCGCCGACAGCAGCGCTTCGAGGAACAGGTACTGGTCCTCGTGCCGGTGCAGGCGGTCGCCCGGGCGCGGGTGGAGCGCCATCAGGTCGAAGTCGTCGGTCGGTCGCTGGCGCGGGTAGGCGCCGTCCCCCATGCCGAGCAGGTAAATGCGCCGAAACGGCAGTGCGCGCATCGGCAGCAGCGTGGCGAACGTGACTTTCCCGGCAAGAAAGCGTTGTCCCGGGGCCTCAGGTTTAGCGCGCGCGAGCCAGGCGTCGGCCACCACCGCCAGGGGCAGCGGCTCGTCGCCCGCGGCCGCGGCGTCTTCGGCCCATTCGGCCAGCGCCGCGCGCAGCCGCTGCAGCGCGCGCGTCTCGGCCCGGTCCGCTGCGGGCGCGTCGGCGAGCAGGCAGTCGTCCAGCAGCCCCTGCAGCCGCTGTGTCCACTGCGCAGCGGGTGCCGGCGGCGCCAGTGCCTCGGCGTGGCGCTCCAGCGTTGCCACGAGTCGCTCGAGCCGCTCGATCAGCGCCGCCTCGAGCGGCGCCACCCCCGGGGCCGGCAAGACACCCTGCCACTCGTCGTCCAGCGCCCCCATCGCGTAGCCCGCCCACAGCCGCCGCAGGCCGTCGCGCCATGTCAACCGGTCCGCGTCGTCGGGCCGATGCGCGGTCGCAGGTTCCGACGCATCGTCCGCCCCCGGGTCCGGCGCGTCCCCCACGAGGCCGAGCCGGCGCCGGTGCCGCGCGTCCAGCCCCCAGCGCACCCCGGCGACGTGCAGCCACGCGCGCAGGCGCTCGATATCCGGCGGCGTCAGCGCGAAGCGGCGCGCGAACGCCGGCACGTCCAGCCACCCGAGGACCTCCGCCAGCGTCAGGCGGCTGTGCGGCAGGCGGCACAGATCGCGCACCAGCGTCCACACGCGCAGCCCGGCATCGTCGGCCGCGTCGCTGATCGTGTAGGGCACGTGCCGCGGGTCGTCGGCTGCGATGCGTCCGAATACCGCGTGCACCAGCGGCGCATACGTCGCCACGTCCGGCACCATGACGAGCACGTCACGCGGTGCCAGCGTCGGGTCGCGGTGCAGCGCCGCCAGGAGCTGGTCGTGCAGCACCTCCACCTCGCGCAGCGCGGTGTGACAGACGTGAAAGCGCAGCGATGCGTCGGCGGCGGGGTCGACGACCCGCTGTCGCGTCCGGATCTCCGCCA
This region of Tepidimonas taiwanensis genomic DNA includes:
- a CDS encoding undecaprenyl-diphosphate phosphatase; the encoded protein is MDVTLLLKAALLGVVEGLTEFLPVSSTGHLILAATLLGLHGETIKVFEVVIQTGAILAIVGLYWQRLIGTLKGLPREPAAQRFTAHVLLGFAPAAVAGFLFIGPIKALLFNAWVVAAGFIVGGVLMLWVEAWRARRGAPRVADVEHLTWRDALGVGLIQCAALVPGVSRSGATIIGGMALGLSRRAATEFSFFLAIPMLFGAAAYDLYKHRALLAATDVPLFAVGLVTSFVAAWVCVKWLLRYVATHTFVPFAWYRIAFGGLVLLSGALGWVQWTP
- a CDS encoding alpha/beta hydrolase, coding for MRTSSTQPCIVFSHGNSFPLGTYGVLLDALRGAGYRVIGVDKFGHDPRYPVTSNWPHLVQQLADFVSSHVGPEDTPLFLVGHSLGGFLSLMCAARHPVLAGQPVRGVVMLDSPVLGGWKARALAAAKHTRLIGAVSPGQISRKRRNRWASAAEALEHFRHKRAFARWDPRVLADYIAHGTHDVVTPEGVQRVLTFDRDIETAIYNTLPHHLDRFLRRHPLQCPVAFVGGTQSEEMRRVGLTMTHKLCGREPSPRLQFIDGTHLFPMERPEETANAIDRALRHFVPRP
- a CDS encoding proteasome-type protease; translation: MTYCVAVKLQAGMVFLSDSRTHAGIDQISTFRKMIVYENPGDRFMVLLSAGNLSISQSIRELLQTEQLHDPEGGEPITIWNARSMFDAARVLGSAVRHVYERDGEALRRSGIEFNASLIFGGQIRGEGMRLFQVYSPGNFIEATAETPFFQIGESKYGKPVLDRLLTPETPLAEATKCLLISMDSTLKSNLSVGLPLDLAVYEVDRFSSDQVVCIDEHNAYFHALRGAWSAKLREAFDQLPAPEWSIAGELAAPSPRHRALRKITHPRDRLI
- the recD gene encoding exodeoxyribonuclease V subunit alpha translates to MTNDALEVWLEKGVQCGELRPVDAAFARFGRARCPHAPLGALLATACLSRAVGDGHTAWRVDEPPVGGYAPCARWVAQRWAQDPHALDAPGWIGDGTQPTPVVRDGNRLALWRHWRCEQRVAAALAARLRDAPPVPDAAVLRPWIDALFGPADGGAPGPTPDPDWQRLACALAARSGVFVLTGGPGTGKTTTVVRLLTLLQGLALQQGGDPLRIALAAPTGKAAARLAQSIAGAVARLPWDALPLPAPARSTLRAHLPLQGQTLHRWIGRYADGSGARHDAQHPLWLDALVIDEASMVDLELLDETLQALPAHTRLVLIGDRDQLASVEAGAVLAQLCERAHEGRYRADVADWLHAATGQRPASGPHHPDGDALDQGVVMLRHSHRFGADSGIGQWARAVNAGDTAAVERLAQTPLADVTLVTTPAAGPLAPQAWAPLLDTWRALLAHIRRGPAGADPDAVAAWAAEALAQHTRAQVLCALRRGPWGVEGLNTRLIRLLCAEAGLGPAALTRPDGFYPGRPLLVTRNAPAIGVMNGDLGLLLPLPDGHGGAPRWRVAFSAPDQPGGVRWALPSELPAVETAFALTVHKSQGSEFDHVLLALPPETDTPVLTRELLYTGITRARQRLTLLLPGGTASLTAAVARPTRRDSALAEALRAALP
- the recB gene encoding exodeoxyribonuclease V subunit beta, giving the protein MSTIPELTVPNLPLQGLQLIEASAGTGKTWTIAMLYLRLVLGPHPGATAPARPLLPRDILVVTFTDAATQELRARIRQRLAEGAEVFADPERDVPAWDERRQPIAELRAHYPRAHWPALAQRLRLAADAMDDAAISTLHGWCQRVLREQAFASGEPFVLTLQPDRSDLIDEALADLWRLHYRTLPPDAAATVAQWWTDPEALGHDVHRALRGADHWHAVDPGLVQRSVPDLLAEGVAARRAALAVWKARLAPELASARPLLETHGLLAHFGRARDVQRWLDTLANWAAAPEDDNPPPLSKTAWERLNASHLQAKAGDALPAAVEQHPLWDTLAQLPSALAALPTPRGRLLRHAAVWVQRRVADAMAQQQWIDFDGLLQRVAGALDGPTGAALAERLRARHPVALVDEFQDTDPVQLRILERIYGLDTPHPDTALILIGDPKQSIYAFRHADIHSYLRARRARAATLWRLGTNHRSSHALVAAVNHLFARAEQASPVGAFRFGRDGDNPVPFIAVAARGREACWCAGPARAEAPALTLALLPTPDGKAWTQEALRDAMAAACADRVVGWLRGGAEGPYGFAGPGEGDWRPVQPQDIAILVNDRHEADAIGRALRRRGVGSVYLSERQSVYASGEAADLQVWLAACAQPPAGDAVRAALATRSLGLTAEELEAWLHDDTRWEEALARFGRYHMLWHRHGVLPAVRALLHDFDVPQRLRRGGGDAENGGERALTNLLHLAELLQQAGAQDGSGARDPARVLQHLRHARARAARGAPADGGDSGTPVLRLESERHRVRLITVHKSKGLQYPLVLYPFAMHARPVEKSRSTLLTWHDADGALHVTLDDEGERWQAAQAAAEAERWAEDVRRLYVALTRAEYGVWVGVAATPHLAVSALGHLLGIADVPKEGLDDALAAAVQALAQGQPAIAIERLAPDTAAATAPAGVTGATARSAVAAPAAHAGTEAARDTSSPDTPPLAGTGHARRMPPRNTPSWWIASYSALLAKEEAPADPEAPAGAPELPDSARDDQWTEDAVTTDSSETGADVVATLTVSTATAAWHHFPRGPATGTALHAVLETCARTGWPTSADALQAVAQRALTEQGWASARLGADATDLATWVQAIGDAPLPLAANGTVAREAPSAAITLARLTVVQPEWEFWLSSAALDSRTLDAWVCDAIAPGVPRPPLRPTMLHGMLKGYIDLVFEHGGRYHVLDHKSNALGPGDADYHADALQRALLAHRYDVQGVLYLVALHRLLRQRLPGYRPHAHLGALLLGFWRGVASPTRGVLALPAPVALIERLDAALAGSSVSAVAEEQRV
- the recC gene encoding exodeoxyribonuclease V subunit gamma, producing MHTQAPSPPSFGASTERTSDPSGLVVVHGNRAERLLEVAAAWQRLRPTAPLEMQTWIVPSQGVAQWVRQTLAQGPDGIAAGLALLLPAQWLWQTYRSVLGAAAVPDRPVLDEGPLAWRLWRLLPTLHGEPFGPLQAYLALDGDGTRRAQLAQRLADLYDQYQVYRPDWLDDWAAGRDVLRPADGPPQPLPAAQRWQAALWRAVQADLAASGVPTEVASRPALHAAFVAAMRRPAAARPPGLPARLVVFGLTGLPPATLEALALVARWCEVLVCVLNPCREYWADIVPDAQWLARASARWRERAALRSGAPAVPAPLPDESLASGHPLLAAWGRQGRDFIALLLAHEERPVRDRLDAALQALGRGVDLFESPLGQDGTAPLLAQLQDDILHNRPLAEIRTRQRVVDPAADASLRFHVCHTALREVEVLHDQLLAALHRDPTLAPRDVLVMVPDVATYAPLVHAVFGRIAADDPRHVPYTISDAADDAGLRVWTLVRDLCRLPHSRLTLAEVLGWLDVPAFARRFALTPPDIERLRAWLHVAGVRWGLDARHRRRLGLVGDAPDPGADDASEPATAHRPDDADRLTWRDGLRRLWAGYAMGALDDEWQGVLPAPGVAPLEAALIERLERLVATLERHAEALAPPAPAAQWTQRLQGLLDDCLLADAPAADRAETRALQRLRAALAEWAEDAAAAGDEPLPLAVVADAWLARAKPEAPGQRFLAGKVTFATLLPMRALPFRRIYLLGMGDGAYPRQRPTDDFDLMALHPRPGDRLHRHEDQYLFLEALLSAREHLSVSWVGRSPVDDAALEPSVLVQQLRDHLAAGWRLADGDGDALLRALTTHHRLQPFDAQYYPPLPPEEWDAPPEGPWFSYAHEWLAAPAASTNAAPSASRTGSPAASPAASSAASPAPSSHASTPPAWQPPTAIDIDALIGFLRHPARAFFQQRLRVHLGDDEEPEDEREPLTVDGLDRWQMDDAWVARVVQATRAGGTADEALAQAEAVWRRAVLAGRWPAGPFGEAMAGDWRDEVPRLWRAVRAFEQRYAEGSTRPRWLHAPPRGDAMPVAIEAVLPPPRRAPDGERAQLLWQGSALIEDPKAKKQGAAAIRYAKLAKAWVWHLAQHRAGEPLATWVLSPRGSLLLPPLEAEAATAAWEALLHHWWQGMQRPCPYVPELAAGFLRRLDDDAPDQAWWDARRAYEGQGEHRQGIVERDAYWRLAYPDFTALAGPPDQAADSPLRAAAEALLRPLMLAARSLTNEDLHAGAEASA